A single window of Eucalyptus grandis isolate ANBG69807.140 chromosome 1, ASM1654582v1, whole genome shotgun sequence DNA harbors:
- the LOC104428591 gene encoding uncharacterized protein LOC104428591 codes for MADRGSKAPSQPSKDEKKIYIDGTKLFEAVKVHQKALDDLVRVNSLFTVAVFVGLAFASPEQHNIERKKECEAGVHVARRLVEYEVISFAFYLFSSLVAKSLKTHLFSYLLSPVTYDEINGALSKVLRGSLFVLSALTSIIGSVFLLCSMIDTIQLQLGKVSCKGIQTLNSVAVLIGVNIFALLIYIPYTAHAIIKSTTVFDILLPANCPKCNRLLRKTTCCQK; via the exons ATGGCAGATCGAGGGAGCAAAGCGCCATCTCAACCATCCAAGGATGAGAAAAAGATCTATATCGA CGGAACAAAGCTGTTTGAGGCAGTGAAGGTCCATCAAAAAGCACTGGACGATCTGGTGAGAGTGAACTCGCTCTTCACCGTTGCGGTCTTTGTGGGCCTGGCGTTCGCGAGCCCTGAACAACATAACATAGAGCGCAAAAAGGAGTGTGAAGCTGGAGTTCATGTGGCGAGGAGGCTTGTCGAGTACGAAGTGATTTCGTTCGCCTTTTATCTCTTTTCCAGCCTCGTGGCCAAATCCCTCAAGACCCACCTCTTCAGCTACCTCCTCTCCCCGGTCACTTACGACGAAATCAATGGCGCATTGAGCAAGGTGCTGAGAGGGTCCTTGTTCGTTCTCTCCGCATTGACCTCCATCATTGGCAGTGTGTTCCTCTTGTGCTCCATGATCGACACCATTCAGCTCCAGCTCGGGAAGGTCTCTTGCAAAGGTATCCAGACATTAAATTCTGTGGCTGTCCTGATCGGGGTCAACATCTTCGCGTTGCTCATCTACATACCATATACTGCACATGCCATCATCAAATCCACAACGGTCTTTGATATCCTACTTCCAGCCAATTGTCCCAAATGCAATCGTCTTCTCCGCAAAACTACTTGCTGTCAAAAATGA